The following proteins come from a genomic window of Iamia sp. SCSIO 61187:
- a CDS encoding DUF501 domain-containing protein, translating to MERATEADRAAVAALLGREPDGAFAVVVRRPDGGPLVIRNAPVLPSGRPMPTRYWLVGEPERTWVGRLEGAGGVDRAEAEVDPAALAAAHARAAAERDAAVPPGHDGPRPSGGVAGTRTGVKCLHAHYAAWLAGVEDPVGDWVAAHLPEVGGSAPPDRVAGAPGAPPD from the coding sequence GTGGAGCGCGCCACGGAGGCCGATCGGGCGGCGGTCGCCGCCCTGCTGGGACGGGAGCCCGACGGCGCCTTCGCGGTCGTGGTCCGCCGTCCCGACGGCGGGCCCCTGGTCATCCGGAACGCGCCCGTCCTCCCGAGCGGGCGGCCCATGCCCACCCGCTACTGGCTCGTCGGCGAGCCCGAGCGGACCTGGGTCGGGCGCCTGGAGGGCGCCGGCGGCGTCGACCGGGCCGAGGCCGAGGTCGACCCCGCGGCCCTCGCCGCCGCCCACGCTCGGGCCGCGGCCGAGCGCGACGCCGCCGTCCCGCCCGGCCACGACGGGCCCCGCCCGTCGGGCGGGGTGGCCGGGACGCGCACCGGCGTCAAGTGCCTCCACGCCCACTACGCGGCCTGGCTGGCCGGCGTCGAGGACCCCGTCGGCGATTGGGTGGCCGCCCACCTCCCCGAGGTCGGCGGGTCGGCCCCGCCCGACCGTGTCGCCGGGGCGCCGGGTGCCCCGCCAGACTGA
- a CDS encoding Ppx/GppA phosphatase family protein — protein sequence MSERPRQHEAPSGPVAAIDCGTNSTRLLVAEPDGDGGLRTLTRLMRITRLGAGVDRTRALDTEAVARTQAVLGEYRTVMDDHGVPAGNVRISATSAARDATNRDGWFDAAEAVVGARPEVLTGTEEAALSFRGATAGLDPARGPFLVFDLGGGSTELAYGTDTVTASLSLEIGCVRLTERFIESDPPRPEELTAAISYAESWLDDVLRQMPGAASAPTVIGLAGTVSTVAAVEIGLATYDRSRIHGFTLTKEAAEDVFRTLATESRADRVHNPGLEEARADVIVGGCCALVAVYRTLGLDEIVVSEADILDGLALSVLDRAATG from the coding sequence GTGAGCGAGCGACCCCGCCAGCACGAGGCCCCGTCCGGACCCGTCGCCGCCATCGACTGCGGGACGAACTCGACGCGCCTGCTCGTCGCCGAGCCCGATGGCGACGGGGGCCTGCGGACGCTGACCCGCCTCATGCGCATCACCCGCCTCGGAGCGGGCGTCGACCGGACCCGCGCCCTCGACACCGAGGCGGTGGCCCGGACCCAGGCCGTGCTGGGCGAGTACCGCACGGTGATGGACGACCACGGGGTGCCGGCGGGCAACGTCCGCATCTCGGCCACCTCGGCCGCCCGCGACGCCACGAACCGGGACGGCTGGTTCGACGCCGCCGAGGCCGTCGTCGGGGCCCGCCCCGAGGTGCTGACCGGCACCGAGGAGGCGGCCCTGTCGTTCCGGGGCGCCACCGCCGGACTCGACCCGGCCCGCGGGCCGTTCCTCGTGTTCGACCTCGGTGGTGGGTCGACCGAGCTGGCCTACGGCACCGACACCGTCACCGCGTCGCTGTCCCTGGAGATCGGCTGCGTCCGGCTCACCGAGCGCTTCATCGAGAGCGACCCGCCCCGGCCCGAGGAGCTCACCGCCGCCATCTCCTACGCCGAGTCGTGGCTCGACGACGTGCTGCGCCAGATGCCGGGGGCGGCGTCGGCGCCCACCGTCATCGGTCTCGCCGGCACCGTCAGCACCGTGGCCGCCGTCGAGATCGGCCTCGCCACCTACGACCGGTCCCGGATCCACGGGTTCACCCTCACCAAGGAGGCCGCCGAGGACGTGTTCCGCACGCTCGCCACCGAGTCCCGGGCGGACCGCGTCCACAACCCGGGCCTGGAGGAGGCCCGGGCCGACGTGATCGTCGGGGGCTGCTGCGCCCTGGTCGCGGTCTACCGGACCCTCGGTCTCGACGAGATCGTGGTCTCCGAGGCCGACATCCTCGACGGCCTGGCCCTGTCGGTCCTCGACCGGGCGGCGACGGGCTGA
- a CDS encoding WcbI family polysaccharide biosynthesis putative acetyltransferase, producing the protein MAGRRIVVSGNCHVGAIATAVAAMLPDDHVEPIACYPEDPATEAATGERLRHADAWVTLNDRSIHARILDGGEPPAEVVALPNLRFFGYHPDIAHVGFRDGGVLVTGAVGPYNSALVLGGWRLGLTEEQIVGSFVPEVCDALGYTTFWPAAVEELKRRVDRSDLGWGEVYLPLAQGEPFMLTDNHPRLNALIHLARLAAGRLGADPDLVAFPWDQVLPDGLLATSEVWPVYPAVARQIGLRGGYVWRSATHGLIDLPTFVRLSLETYRAVDPETLVAPAVLDPPDAEPPTLDLDPVVEVLDRHHSGRSLDPAPRAEPAGDRDAARAADPAGGTGPGGGVGPARDADPAGAGGQGPGRVRSVLAAWTGRRAAQAR; encoded by the coding sequence ATGGCCGGCCGCCGCATCGTCGTGTCCGGCAACTGCCACGTCGGCGCCATCGCCACCGCGGTGGCCGCCATGCTGCCCGACGACCACGTCGAGCCCATCGCCTGCTACCCCGAGGACCCGGCGACGGAGGCCGCCACCGGCGAGCGCCTGCGCCACGCCGACGCCTGGGTGACGCTCAACGACCGGTCGATCCACGCCCGGATCCTCGACGGCGGGGAGCCGCCCGCCGAGGTGGTCGCTCTGCCCAACCTGCGGTTCTTCGGGTACCACCCCGACATCGCCCACGTGGGCTTCCGCGACGGCGGCGTGCTGGTGACCGGTGCCGTCGGGCCCTACAACTCGGCCCTCGTGCTGGGCGGGTGGCGGCTGGGGTTGACCGAGGAGCAGATCGTCGGCTCCTTCGTGCCCGAGGTGTGCGACGCCCTGGGCTACACGACCTTCTGGCCGGCGGCGGTCGAGGAGCTGAAGCGCCGGGTGGACCGCAGCGACCTCGGGTGGGGCGAGGTGTACCTGCCCCTGGCCCAGGGCGAGCCGTTCATGCTCACCGACAACCACCCGCGGCTGAACGCCCTCATCCACCTGGCCCGCCTGGCCGCCGGCCGCCTCGGCGCCGACCCGGACCTGGTCGCCTTCCCGTGGGACCAGGTCCTCCCCGACGGGCTGCTGGCGACCTCGGAGGTGTGGCCGGTCTACCCGGCGGTCGCCCGCCAGATCGGCCTGCGGGGCGGCTACGTGTGGCGCTCGGCGACGCACGGCCTCATCGACCTGCCGACCTTCGTGCGGCTCTCGCTCGAGACCTACCGGGCCGTCGACCCCGAGACGCTGGTGGCCCCCGCGGTCCTCGACCCGCCCGACGCCGAGCCCCCGACCCTCGACCTCGACCCGGTCGTGGAGGTGCTCGACCGCCACCACTCGGGGCGATCCCTCGACCCGGCTCCTCGTGCCGAGCCCGCGGGTGACCGCGACGCCGCCCGTGCCGCCGATCCCGCCGGCGGCACCGGTCCCGGGGGCGGTGTCGGTCCAGCCCGCGACGCCGATCCCGCCGGTGCGGGCGGTCAGGGGCCGGGGCGGGTGCGGTCGGTGCTCGCGGCGTGGACGGGGCGCCGGGCGGCCCAGGCCCGGTAG
- a CDS encoding rhodanese-like domain-containing protein gives MAAAVDRLLDEARAELGPRPGPDDLDRLVAEGALVVDTRPEAVRRAEGALPGAVVIERNVLEWRLGPDGDHRHPDAGDPGRVVVLVCNDGYASSLAAVALRRLGVPRATDLDGGYRAWAARRPVHAASTDRTRPGP, from the coding sequence ATGGCGGCGGCGGTCGACCGCCTCCTGGACGAGGCGCGGGCCGAGCTCGGCCCCCGGCCCGGACCCGACGACCTCGACCGGCTCGTCGCCGAGGGCGCCCTCGTGGTCGACACCCGCCCCGAGGCCGTCCGCCGCGCCGAGGGCGCGCTCCCGGGCGCCGTCGTCATCGAGCGCAACGTCCTCGAGTGGCGCCTCGGCCCCGACGGCGACCACCGCCACCCCGACGCCGGCGACCCCGGTCGCGTGGTGGTGCTCGTGTGCAACGACGGCTACGCCTCGTCGCTGGCCGCCGTGGCCCTCCGGCGGCTCGGCGTCCCGCGGGCCACCGACCTCGACGGCGGCTACCGGGCCTGGGCCGCCCGGCGCCCCGTCCACGCCGCGAGCACCGACCGCACCCGCCCCGGCCCCTGA